The Trinickia caryophylli genomic sequence GGCAGGAGGCCCGGCAGCCGTGCGGCAAGCATCGACTTGCCCGCGCCCGGCGGCCCGACCATCAACATATGGTGCCCGCCGGCCGCGGCGATTTCGAGCGCGCGCCGCGCGCCGGGCTGGCCGATGACGTCGGCCATATCGGGCGGCGCGCCGGCTTCATGGCGGTCGATGGCCGGCGCATCGAGCGGTGCGAGCCGCGAGTCCGTGGCGCCGGCCAGATGCGCACAAAGAGCGGGCAAGTCGGGGGCGCCGTAGACGGCGACGCCGGGTACGAGCGCGGCTTCGTCGGCGCTTGCGAGCGGAAGATAGAGTTCGGGCAGCGGGGCGGCACCCTGCTGCGCATCCGCTTCGCGCGGCGCGCGCCGCGCGGTGCCGCAGGCCATCGCGAAGGCCCCGCGCATCGGACGCAGCGCGCCGGTCAGCGACAACTCGCCCGCGAACTCGCGGCCGGCCAGCGAGGCCACCGGAATCTGCCCGCTCGCCGCGAGAATCCCGAGCGCGATCGGCAGATCGAAACGCCCCGATTCCTTAGGCAGATCGGCCGGTGCGAGATTGACGGTGATACGCCGGACGGGAAAGTCGAACCGGCAGTTTTGCAGGGCGGCGCGTACGCGCTCGCGGCTTTCGCGGACTTCGAGATCGGGCAGTCCGACGATCGAAAACGACGGCAACCCGTTGGCGAGATGGACTTCGACGGTTACTTCGGGCGCGCGGCCGGACGCCGGCGCGCGCGAGCGCACCACGGCAAGCGACATGTGTTCTCCGGGTAAGCGGGCCGCGCGAGGCGGCGGCCCTGTCTATGACTGCGGCTTCACGGCTCGCTTGCCGTTCGCGCTTTCGCGGCGATCAGGATTCCTGCGCGGCCGCGTCAGTTGTGCAAACACTCTAGCAACGATCAATCGGTCCCGCCAGCGCGGTGGGCTGATGTTGGCCATCAGGCCGATGCCCGGTGCGGCAGCCCGTGGCTCACTCGAGTCGCTGCTCAGCGAGGGGGCAGACGGCCTCTTGGCTTCAGCTATGGGATTCGTGAAACGGGGCAAGGTCATGTATGCGCCCCTAAGTATCCGAACTTCTTGTTGTGCCAAAGCTTCCTGCTTGCCTCGAACCGATCGCGCGATTAACATGGCCGTGTGATTTAACATGGCCAACTGAAATAACATGGGCAAGTGATATGAGCAATCTACACTTTGCGCCCGGAGCCGCCGACCGCCTCGCGCGCCACTCCGTGCATGCGCTTTTCCGGGGCCAGGGATGGGATGTCATTGAGAAGGGCGAGGACGGCAAGGGGGCGGATTTCATTCTGACGAGCCCCCGTGGCCAGACGTATCACGTCGTATTGAAGGCGCTGACCGAAGGGCGTGCCGATCGCGCGATCCCGCTATTCTCGCAGGCTCTGCTGGAGTCGCGCGCACGCGCGAACGAACGGCACGACCGATCCTACCCGGCTGTCATCCTCTGGGTGGGAGTCGCATCGCACGCTCTCATCAGAAAGCTCGTGGACTTCCAGAAGGAGTATGGGAGCGGTGAACCGTTCGCCATCCTCTCAGACGTGCCGCTGTACGCTGATTTCCCCGAACTGGAGGCCGAAGAGCCGCCGCCGAGCGTGCGGCGCAGCGGCCATTCGGCACCGCCGACGCTCGTTTTCTCCGACCTCGCCCAATGGATGCTCAAGCTCCTGCTGGCGGCCGACATCAAGCGCGAGGGCCTGATAAGTGCCCCGGGAAAGACGTACATGACGGCGACCGGGCTTGCGCGGGAAGCTCGCGTATCTGTCATGAGTGCCACTCGGCTCATCAATGCCCTGAAAGAAGAAGGTTTGGTCGAATTGGCGCCCCATCTGCGGATCGTGCAGCGACGCAAGCTTGCGCAACGTTGGAAGGCAGCGTACGTGAAACCGGCCGCCGGCGTGCCGATGAAATATCTCGCGGGGGGCGTGCCCGAGGAGCAGCAGTTACGAAAGACGCTCAAGCGCGAAGAAGCGGCGACGCTGGGCCAGTTTGCGGCGGCCAACGCTCTGCGCGTAGGGCACGTTCATGGCGCAATACCGACCCTCTGGGTGCTCGATCTCGCAGCGGCTGAAGGATGGCGGGGTCTGAAGCGTGCGCGCGAGGGCGAACGGCCGGATCTGATCCTGAAGCAGCACCCGTATCCGCAATCGCTGCTTCGCGGGCGCGTGATGCGTGATGGAGTCTGGGTGTCCGACATCATCCAGACCTGGCTCGACGTTTCCGCCGACCCGACACGCGGTGCGGAGCAGGTCGCCGAGCTCGAGCACGGCGTTCTGGCAAAAGTAGTGGGAGAAAAAATGTGAGCGACTTCGCGGAATTCAGCAAACTTGCCATGACCCTGGAGCCGTGGCGCACGCAGATTGTCTTCGTTGGCGGATGGGCATTCCGGCTCTATGGCTATGAGCCGCGTGCTTACACGGCGGACCACAAGCCGATCTTCACCCAGGACGCGGACGTGGCATACGACAAGCGCGAGCTGCGCGAAGGCGATATCAAGGCGGCATTGGAAGGCGCTGGCTTCACTGAGCAACCGAACCTTGCTGGCGGTTTCAGACCGCCGGCAATGCGCTACAACCTGGGTGGCGATGAAAACGGGTTTTACGCTGAGTTTCTTACGCCGCTCACCGGTAGCGGGAAAAAGCGCGACGGGAAAGGAGGATGGGAGGAGGACGCGACCGAACTGCACGCGGGTGTCGTCGCGCAAAAACTTCGGTTCCTCGAAGTTCTCCTGTTCAAACCCTGGCTGGTGACGATCCCGAAAGAAGAGTCCGGGCTTTACGAGGCCGTGACCGATCTTCGCGTGCCGAACCCGGTGAGTTTCATGGTCCAGAAGCTCTTGATCAGGGACAGGCGGGAAGGGAAAAAGCGCGCTCAGGACGTCCTCTACATAAGTGACACGCTCAAGATTTTCTACGGAGCAATCGAGAGTGATCTAGTTCCAATCTGGAAGGAACTGGAGGCCACGCTGCGTGCCAACCAGCGAAAGTCGGTTCGCAAAGGCGTGCGCGAGCTGTTCTCGGAGATGAACGACGTGATCCGCGAAGCGGCAGAGATTCCTGATGACAAGCGGGACCCTGGAGCGATGCTACAGCTGTGCAGGGAAGGCTTCGAAGAACTCTTCGGCGAGGTCTAGTCCGCCGCCGCGGTGCTCAGGCGTTGCCGGAGCCATCTCCGCTCGACCTTGCCGGCGCTGGCGATCCAGTCAGAAGGGCGAGAAACGCACGTGCTGACATACTTCGGGCGCGCGGCCGGACGCCGGCGCGCGCACCACGGCAAGCGACATGTGTTCTCCGGGTAAGCGGGCCGCGCGAGGCGGCGGCCCTGTCTATGACTGCGGCTTCACGACTCGCTTGCCGTTCGCGCTTTCGCGGCGATCAGGATTCCTGCGCGGCCGCGAGCTTCTGCTCGAGCTCGGCCACGCGCCGCTCGAGTTCCTCGAGGCGCGTGCGCGTGCGCAGCAGTACCTGCGCCTGCGTATCGAATTCCTCGCGCGTCACGAGGTCGAGCTTTGAAAACCCTTGGGAAAGCATCGCCTTCACGTTGCGCTCGACGTCTTTCGCCGGCGAGTGCTTGAGCAGCTCGCTCATGCGCGCCTGGAAGTCCTGAAAGAAATCGTTCGGTTGCTTCATGATGGTTCCCCTTCGGTGCACATAAAAAGTGCGGATGATTTGCGAACTACCGTCTATAACGCACGAATGATCCAGTTTGGTGCGTTGCCGCGCCGCACGCGCCGGACGATGTACGCCGTTGGTGCGTGCGCGCCGCGTCGGTTGTGCGAACACTCTAGCAACGATCCATGGGCCGCGCCAGCACAGTACGCCGATGCTGGCCATCCGGCCGATGCCGCGCGCCGATTCGCCGCGTGCCCTGCCCATGGCACGAAAGGAGGTGATGGCACATAAGTTGCTCTTGTCGGACCCGCACTGGCCGGCGCACGGAGGCCACGGCAGTCGTCCCGGGGTGGCCGGCACCGGCAACGGGTTCTCGCAACGAAAAAGAGGATTTTCATGAAGCTCATTACCGCAATCATCAAGCCGTTCAAGCTCGATGAGGCGCGCGAAGCGTTGTCGGCGATCGGCGTCTCGGGCATCACGGTGACGGAGGTCAAGGGGTTCGGCCGCCAGAAAGGTCACACCGAGCTCTACCGCGGCGCCGAATACGTCGTCGACTTCCTGCCGAAGGTCAAGATCGAGGCCGCTGTCTCGGACGACATCGTCGATCAGGCGATCGAGGCGATCGAGCGGGCAGCGCGCACGGGCAAGATCGGCGACGGGAAGATCTTCGTGACGCCGATCGAGCAGGTGATTCGTATCCGTACTGGGGAGACGGGCGCTGACGCCCTGTAAATTCAAAGAGTTAGCGATAAGAGGAAACCGAAAGATGCGCAAATTCCTGATGTCCTTGGCGATGGCGGCGTCGCTGCTCGCAGGCGGCGTCGGCGCCGCCCTGGCAGACGATGCGTCGGCACCGGCAGCAGCTTCCGCGGCCACCGAGGCCGCTTCCAGCGCGGCACCCGATGCGAGCGCGGCGGCTGCCGCCTCGGCACCGGCTGCGGCTCCCGCAGCCGCCGATGCGTCGGCGCCCGCGGCTGCGGCAGCGGCTTCGGACGCGACTCCCGCCGCGCCCACCGCGCCGTTCTCCGTCGATTCGTCGAAAATCAGCTCGGGCGACACGGCCTGGATGCTGACGTCCACGGCGTTGGTGCTGTTCATGACGATTCCGGGCCTCGCGCTCTTCTACGGCGGCATGGTCCGCAAGAAGAACGTGCTTGCCACGGTGATGCAGAGCTTCGCGATCACCTGCCTCGTGACCGTGCTGTGGACCGTCGTCGGTTACAGCCTCGCGTTCACGCCCGGCAATGCGTTCATTGGCGGCTTCTCGCGCCTGATGCTCTCCGGCATGGCGTTCGTCAAGGGCGACAAGGCCACGACGCTGACCGTCAGCCATCTGGCACAGACGATTCCGGAGTCGGTCTACTTCGTCTATCAGATGACGTTTGCGATCATCACGCCGGCTCTCATCACCGGTGCGTTCGCCGATCGCATGAAGTTCTCGGCGATGCTGGTCTTCATGACGCTCTGGTCGCTCATCGTCTACTCGCCGGTGGCCCACATGGTCTGGGAACCGACCGGCTGGCTCGCGTCCGCGGGCGTCCTCGACTTCGCGGGCGGCACCGTCGTGCACATCAACGCCGGTATCGCCGGCCTCGTCTGCGCGGTCGTGTTGGGCAAGCGTGTCGGCTATGGCCGTGAAGCCATGGCGCCGCACAACCTCGTGCTGACGCTGATGGGCGCCGCAATGCTGTGGGTGGGCTGGTTCGGCTTCAACGCCGGGTCGGCCGTGGCGGCCGACGGCCGCGCCGGTTTTGCAATGTTGACGACGCAGGTCGCAACGGCCTGCGCCGCGCTCGCCTGGATGTTTGCCGAATGGATCGCCAAGGGCAAGCCGTCGGCGCTCGGTATCGCGTCGGGTGCGGTTGCCGGCCTCGTGGCGATCACGCCGGCGTCGGGCTTCGTTGGCGTGGGCGGCTCGCTCGCGATCGGCATTGCCGCTGGCGTGGTCTGCTTCTGGTCTGCTACCTGGCTCAAGAGCAAGCTTGGCTATGACGATTCGCTCGACTGCTTCGGCGTGCACGGCGTAGGCGGTATCCTCGGCGCTATCCTGACCGGCGTGTTCGCGGTCAAGGACATCGGCGGCTTCGACGGCAGCGTGATCCTGCAGCTCAAGGGCGTCCTCACGACGGTCGTTTACAGCGGCGTGGTCAGCTTCGTCCTGCTGAAGCTCATCGACATGGTCATCGGCCTGCGTGTGGCCGAAGAAGAAGAGCGTGAAGGTCTCGACGTCGTGCTCCACGGCGAGCACGTCGAATAAAGGCGTCCCTCCTCTCCAGAAACCGCAAGCAACAGAGCACAGCGATTTGGCCCGCCTTCACGGCGGGCTTTTTTTTATGGCGCGCCCCGTGCGGCGCCAGCCCTCTTCGGCCGCTTCCGGCCATGCTCCGGCCCGCCGCCGTTCGACCCTTCTCTCAATCGGGTCAATAGGAACGGCGCGGCCTCATTGTCCTTGCGAAACGCCGGATCATCCCCAAATCGCCAGGGCAATTGCTCTACAATCTTTTTCTACCCTGTCTGCGAGTGCTCAATGGTTCCGCACCTTGTTACGGCGTTAAACGGTCCGCTGCTCGACCTCGAGCGGAAGATCCTCGATGCCACGCCGGCGATCGAGCGCTGGTTCCGGCTCGAATGGCAGGAACACACGCCGCCTTTCTATTGCTCGGTCGATCTGCGCAACGCCGGATTCAAGCTGGCGCCCGTTGATACGAACCTCTTTCCGGGCGGCTTCAACAACCTGCCGCCCGAGGTGCTGCCGCTCGCCGTGCAAGCGGCGATGGCCTCGATCGAGAAGATCTGCCCCGACGCGAAAGGGTTGTTGATCATTCCAGAGCATGAGACGCGCAACGCTTTTTACCTCGAAAACGTGGCCCGGCTCGCCACGATCATGCGGCAGGCCGGTCTGAACGTGCGCTT encodes the following:
- a CDS encoding RpiR family transcriptional regulator, which translates into the protein MPKLPACLEPIARLTWPCDLTWPTEITWASDMSNLHFAPGAADRLARHSVHALFRGQGWDVIEKGEDGKGADFILTSPRGQTYHVVLKALTEGRADRAIPLFSQALLESRARANERHDRSYPAVILWVGVASHALIRKLVDFQKEYGSGEPFAILSDVPLYADFPELEAEEPPPSVRRSGHSAPPTLVFSDLAQWMLKLLLAADIKREGLISAPGKTYMTATGLAREARVSVMSATRLINALKEEGLVELAPHLRIVQRRKLAQRWKAAYVKPAAGVPMKYLAGGVPEEQQLRKTLKREEAATLGQFAAANALRVGHVHGAIPTLWVLDLAAAEGWRGLKRAREGERPDLILKQHPYPQSLLRGRVMRDGVWVSDIIQTWLDVSADPTRGAEQVAELEHGVLAKVVGEKM
- a CDS encoding GSU2403 family nucleotidyltransferase fold protein yields the protein MSDFAEFSKLAMTLEPWRTQIVFVGGWAFRLYGYEPRAYTADHKPIFTQDADVAYDKRELREGDIKAALEGAGFTEQPNLAGGFRPPAMRYNLGGDENGFYAEFLTPLTGSGKKRDGKGGWEEDATELHAGVVAQKLRFLEVLLFKPWLVTIPKEESGLYEAVTDLRVPNPVSFMVQKLLIRDRREGKKRAQDVLYISDTLKIFYGAIESDLVPIWKELEATLRANQRKSVRKGVRELFSEMNDVIREAAEIPDDKRDPGAMLQLCREGFEELFGEV
- a CDS encoding accessory factor UbiK family protein, with translation MKQPNDFFQDFQARMSELLKHSPAKDVERNVKAMLSQGFSKLDLVTREEFDTQAQVLLRTRTRLEELERRVAELEQKLAAAQES
- a CDS encoding P-II family nitrogen regulator, whose amino-acid sequence is MKLITAIIKPFKLDEAREALSAIGVSGITVTEVKGFGRQKGHTELYRGAEYVVDFLPKVKIEAAVSDDIVDQAIEAIERAARTGKIGDGKIFVTPIEQVIRIRTGETGADAL
- a CDS encoding ammonium transporter; this encodes MRKFLMSLAMAASLLAGGVGAALADDASAPAAASAATEAASSAAPDASAAAAASAPAAAPAAADASAPAAAAAASDATPAAPTAPFSVDSSKISSGDTAWMLTSTALVLFMTIPGLALFYGGMVRKKNVLATVMQSFAITCLVTVLWTVVGYSLAFTPGNAFIGGFSRLMLSGMAFVKGDKATTLTVSHLAQTIPESVYFVYQMTFAIITPALITGAFADRMKFSAMLVFMTLWSLIVYSPVAHMVWEPTGWLASAGVLDFAGGTVVHINAGIAGLVCAVVLGKRVGYGREAMAPHNLVLTLMGAAMLWVGWFGFNAGSAVAADGRAGFAMLTTQVATACAALAWMFAEWIAKGKPSALGIASGAVAGLVAITPASGFVGVGGSLAIGIAAGVVCFWSATWLKSKLGYDDSLDCFGVHGVGGILGAILTGVFAVKDIGGFDGSVILQLKGVLTTVVYSGVVSFVLLKLIDMVIGLRVAEEEEREGLDVVLHGEHVE